The Fundidesulfovibrio magnetotacticus genome has a window encoding:
- a CDS encoding lipopolysaccharide biosynthesis protein, whose product MSIAKSIAWMGCTSALGQVVTWSVTILVARLLTPEDYGLVALSGLFTVFAQSVSELGVGAAVIQRESVTEHQIRSLYGLSLLTGVVMTLIGYLAGPVLAWIFSDERLSNLVAFQSLIFIVAAMKSMQRNVLVRETRFDLIAKVETISRIGTSCCTLAMAATGFGYWALAAQWLLIEFFQFIMFSRIERIRPTLLIRYSEIRDILYFGIGIMVRSIFFQLYALVDTAILGKLATKDFLGAYGFAKQLTNMPFEKIVRIVNQVLYPYLARNQGDISALRELTLKAAEHQALVIAPFYYILFFCADETVSILLGPNWSQAVFPLKIFCVACLFRLAESYNINCMTAMGMIYEQIRYMLTLIIVLSVSITLIAATAGPRYSLFIWITAYPLLSLGFSKALLARLGISFAQVISRLRRIAMIHIALITVMILASSHQYSDNFMALAFKCGAGVGFYIVANMLFNMECLRKLVNNIFPNSSSNRQAA is encoded by the coding sequence ATGAGCATCGCGAAGAGCATCGCCTGGATGGGATGCACCAGCGCCCTAGGACAAGTGGTCACATGGAGCGTCACCATACTCGTCGCGAGGCTTCTCACCCCGGAGGACTATGGCTTAGTGGCATTGTCCGGCCTCTTCACCGTGTTCGCACAGTCAGTGAGCGAGCTTGGGGTGGGCGCGGCTGTCATCCAGCGGGAAAGCGTTACGGAACACCAGATTCGCTCACTGTATGGCCTCTCCCTGCTCACGGGCGTCGTCATGACCCTGATCGGCTACCTGGCTGGCCCTGTCCTGGCCTGGATATTTTCCGACGAACGCTTGAGCAACCTAGTGGCCTTCCAAAGTCTGATCTTCATCGTCGCCGCCATGAAGTCCATGCAGCGCAACGTCCTGGTCCGTGAAACACGTTTCGACCTGATCGCCAAGGTGGAAACCATCTCTCGCATAGGCACCTCTTGTTGCACATTGGCAATGGCCGCGACGGGATTCGGCTACTGGGCGTTGGCTGCGCAGTGGCTCTTAATTGAGTTCTTCCAATTCATAATGTTCAGCAGGATTGAACGCATCAGGCCAACGCTCCTAATCAGATATTCGGAAATCCGCGACATCCTTTACTTCGGAATCGGGATCATGGTCAGGTCCATTTTTTTCCAACTCTACGCCCTCGTCGACACGGCGATCCTGGGCAAGCTTGCCACCAAGGATTTTCTCGGAGCATACGGCTTCGCCAAACAGTTGACCAACATGCCTTTCGAGAAAATCGTCAGGATCGTGAACCAGGTTCTCTATCCGTATCTCGCGCGCAACCAGGGGGACATTTCAGCCTTGCGTGAATTGACGCTCAAGGCTGCGGAACACCAAGCACTGGTTATCGCGCCGTTCTACTACATACTGTTCTTTTGCGCTGACGAAACAGTCAGCATTTTATTAGGGCCTAACTGGTCACAAGCCGTATTTCCGTTGAAGATATTTTGTGTTGCATGCCTGTTCAGGCTTGCAGAAAGTTACAATATAAATTGCATGACAGCAATGGGCATGATCTATGAACAGATACGTTACATGCTGACGTTAATTATTGTCCTAAGCGTAAGCATTACGCTGATCGCAGCGACAGCTGGCCCAAGATACTCTCTGTTTATATGGATAACTGCGTACCCTCTTCTCAGCCTCGGATTCAGCAAAGCTCTTCTCGCAAGGCTCGGAATCAGCTTTGCCCAAGTAATAAGTCGGCTGCGAAGGATCGCAATGATACACATAGCTCTAATCACAGTAATGATCTTAGCCAGCAGCCATCAGTACAGCGATAATTTTATGGCGCTAGCCTTCAAATGCGGGGCAGGCGTGGGGTTTTATATAGTTGCCAACATGCTATTCAACATGGAATGTCTCCGCAAACTAGTCAACAACATCTTTCCAAACTCGTCCTCTAATAGACAGGCAGCGTGA
- a CDS encoding glycosyltransferase yields MIKVLFVMPITYNAHLPHFRSRFELLSVQMESHVLFTGDPTMDGQRFKGTVLHAQPPQDGSSIFGKLLSTARMIYKGWRIARQEKINAVLAYDPLKLGIVATAIKLLTGCKSVIEINGHVKNAADAESNDGNVKKSRRVLFNMASTITLCLADAVKILNKEQYDEWEHILRRKPCFIFHDFVPTSLFSPGDRDEGYILCVGYPFRRKGVDILLEAYDAVRREFPGMRLVVMGHCREPERSRWQARFDAVPGAELRKPVDYDQMLDVMRGCTVLTQPSRSEAMGRVLIEAMACGKPVIGTSVGGIPDVLGHGEAGLLVRPEDPADLADKLRLILSDQSLRDRLGEAAQARCRTVLSEESYVRSSQALFQALKRKSPAPAATGIVYTIYSGE; encoded by the coding sequence ATGATCAAGGTGCTCTTTGTGATGCCCATTACCTACAATGCGCACCTGCCGCACTTCAGGTCGAGGTTTGAACTTCTCTCCGTACAGATGGAGAGCCATGTTCTCTTCACGGGTGATCCGACCATGGACGGTCAACGTTTCAAGGGAACTGTGCTCCACGCCCAACCGCCACAGGATGGCTCCAGCATCTTTGGCAAACTGCTATCCACTGCCCGCATGATATACAAAGGTTGGAGGATCGCCCGGCAGGAGAAAATCAATGCTGTCCTTGCCTATGACCCTTTGAAACTCGGCATCGTTGCCACGGCCATCAAGCTGCTGACCGGTTGCAAGTCGGTCATCGAAATAAACGGCCACGTGAAAAACGCTGCCGACGCGGAATCAAACGACGGCAATGTGAAGAAATCAAGAAGAGTCCTCTTCAACATGGCATCAACAATCACACTTTGCCTGGCAGATGCTGTCAAGATTCTCAACAAAGAACAATACGACGAATGGGAACACATACTCAGGCGCAAGCCCTGTTTCATATTTCACGACTTTGTCCCCACCTCTTTATTCTCACCTGGCGACAGAGACGAAGGGTACATCCTGTGCGTCGGGTATCCGTTCCGTCGCAAGGGCGTTGACATCCTGCTGGAAGCCTATGATGCCGTCCGCCGGGAATTCCCCGGCATGCGCCTTGTGGTCATGGGCCACTGCCGGGAGCCGGAACGCAGCCGCTGGCAGGCCAGATTTGATGCCGTTCCAGGCGCCGAGTTGCGTAAACCGGTGGACTACGACCAGATGCTGGACGTGATGCGCGGCTGCACGGTTCTCACGCAACCTTCGCGCTCAGAGGCCATGGGCAGAGTGCTCATCGAGGCCATGGCATGCGGGAAACCAGTGATAGGGACAAGCGTGGGAGGCATCCCCGACGTGTTGGGACACGGCGAGGCCGGCCTGCTGGTCCGCCCGGAAGACCCGGCGGATCTTGCCGACAAACTGCGTCTGATCCTGAGCGATCAGTCGTTGCGCGACCGCCTGGGCGAGGCCGCCCAGGCGAGATGCCGAACGGTGCTATCGGAAGAAAGCTATGTCCGGTCCAGCCAGGCGCTCTTCCAGGCGCTGAAAAGAAAATCCCCGGCACCCGCAGCGACCGGCATCGTGTATACAATTTATTCTGGAGAGTAA